A single window of Thiomicrorhabdus immobilis DNA harbors:
- a CDS encoding proline--tRNA ligase, which translates to MRTSNLLISTTRETPSDAVVISHQLMLRAGIIRPLAGGLYNWLPLGVRVLRKVEAIIREEMNRSGAQEVLMPVVQPMELWEESGRAQDYGPELLRFKDRHQRDFALGPTHEEIITDLVRKEIRSYKQLPANFFQIQTKFRDEIRPRFGVMRSREFIMKDAYSFHMDRESLQQTYDEMFDAYNRIFTRLGLDFRPVQADTGSIGGDGSHEFHVLAESGEDDIAFSTASDFAANVELAEAVAPKGERAAATEALTEVATPNKHSIEEVCDFLQLKKKKIVKTLLVKGADEKHPVVALVVRGDHELNEIKAEKLDLVAEPFEMASDEEILAAAGCNAGSIGPVGLNIPVIVDRTAAHMSDFVCGANKDGFHVTGANWDRDATATLVADIRNVVKGDPSPCGNGKIEIRRGIEVGHIFQLGNKYSTALNATVQNENSRSQILEMGCYGIGVTRVVAAAIEQNFDDKGIIWPESITPFQVCIVPMQMHKSPRVKEAAEAMYQELTAKGIEVLFDDRSERPGVMFSDMDLIGIPHRIVIGERGLDNGQIEYKYRRDEQAQDVATEGFMDFLMAKLEK; encoded by the coding sequence ATGAGAACCTCAAATTTACTTATCTCAACCACACGTGAAACCCCTTCTGATGCGGTTGTCATCAGTCACCAATTAATGTTAAGAGCCGGTATTATCCGTCCTTTAGCGGGTGGCTTATATAACTGGTTGCCATTAGGGGTACGTGTTTTAAGAAAAGTAGAAGCCATTATTCGTGAAGAGATGAACCGTTCCGGCGCACAAGAAGTCTTAATGCCAGTGGTTCAGCCAATGGAATTATGGGAAGAATCAGGCCGTGCGCAAGATTATGGCCCAGAACTGTTACGTTTCAAAGACCGTCACCAACGCGATTTTGCCTTAGGCCCAACCCATGAAGAAATCATTACCGATTTAGTGCGTAAAGAGATTCGTAGCTATAAACAGCTACCTGCCAACTTCTTTCAAATTCAGACCAAATTCCGTGATGAAATCCGTCCGCGTTTCGGGGTAATGCGTTCTCGTGAATTCATCATGAAAGACGCCTACTCTTTCCATATGGATCGTGAGAGTTTGCAACAAACTTACGATGAAATGTTTGACGCTTATAACCGTATTTTCACACGTTTAGGTTTGGATTTCCGTCCTGTTCAAGCAGACACCGGTTCAATCGGTGGTGATGGTTCACATGAGTTCCACGTTTTGGCGGAATCAGGTGAAGATGATATCGCTTTTTCAACCGCTTCAGATTTTGCGGCCAACGTGGAGTTAGCCGAAGCGGTTGCACCAAAAGGCGAACGTGCAGCAGCAACCGAAGCGTTGACTGAGGTAGCCACACCAAACAAACACAGCATTGAAGAAGTGTGCGATTTCTTGCAACTTAAGAAAAAGAAAATCGTTAAAACCTTATTGGTTAAGGGTGCTGATGAAAAACATCCTGTAGTGGCTTTGGTTGTGCGTGGTGACCATGAACTCAATGAAATCAAAGCGGAAAAATTGGATTTAGTTGCCGAACCGTTTGAAATGGCCAGCGACGAAGAGATTCTTGCCGCGGCCGGTTGTAATGCTGGCTCAATTGGCCCAGTGGGTTTAAACATTCCGGTGATTGTAGACCGCACTGCGGCTCACATGAGCGACTTTGTGTGTGGTGCCAATAAAGATGGTTTCCATGTCACTGGCGCAAACTGGGATCGCGATGCGACAGCGACATTAGTGGCCGACATCCGTAATGTGGTAAAAGGTGATCCAAGCCCTTGCGGTAACGGAAAAATCGAAATCCGTCGCGGTATCGAAGTGGGCCATATCTTCCAACTAGGAAATAAATACTCGACTGCCTTAAACGCCACCGTGCAGAACGAAAATAGCCGTTCGCAAATACTTGAGATGGGTTGCTACGGAATTGGGGTAACACGTGTGGTCGCGGCCGCAATCGAGCAGAACTTTGATGACAAAGGGATTATCTGGCCAGAGTCCATCACCCCTTTCCAGGTGTGTATTGTGCCAATGCAAATGCACAAGTCACCACGCGTTAAAGAAGCGGCTGAAGCGATGTATCAAGAGTTGACCGCAAAAGGTATTGAAGTACTGTTTGATGACCGTTCTGAGCGCCCTGGTGTAATGTTCTCTGATATGGATTTGATCGGTATACCACACCGTATCGTTATCGGTGAACGTGGTTTGGATAACGGTCAAATCGAATATAAATATCGTCGTGATGAACAGGCTCAAGACGTCGCTACGGAAGGTTTTATGGACTTCTTAATGGCCAAACTGGAAAAGTAG
- a CDS encoding phosphoribosyltransferase yields the protein MQLPIPNRCVAGQWLAELLQQEPQIENPVVLALPRGGVPVAYEIASAFKAPLDLILVRKLGAPHFPELAMGAIATGNIKFINPNVVNAYQISEDDIAEVEAHERQELERREIAYRGNRPHVNLTGRNVIIVDDGLATGATMHVAIDAVRLKLPNSITVAVPVASPDTVAAISKTVDNIICPFQPYNLSSIGQWYSDFSQVSDSQVKQQLDQAWQQ from the coding sequence ATGCAACTCCCTATTCCAAATCGCTGTGTCGCCGGTCAATGGTTGGCAGAACTATTACAACAAGAACCCCAGATTGAAAACCCAGTGGTACTTGCTTTACCTAGAGGTGGTGTTCCAGTGGCTTATGAAATAGCCTCGGCCTTTAAGGCACCACTTGACCTTATCTTGGTTCGCAAATTGGGTGCACCACACTTTCCGGAACTTGCGATGGGAGCGATTGCAACCGGCAATATCAAATTCATCAACCCGAATGTCGTTAACGCATACCAAATCAGCGAAGATGATATTGCCGAAGTAGAAGCCCATGAACGTCAAGAACTAGAAAGAAGAGAGATTGCCTACAGAGGAAATCGCCCCCACGTCAATTTAACAGGGCGTAATGTCATTATCGTTGACGATGGCTTAGCGACAGGAGCGACTATGCATGTAGCCATTGATGCGGTGCGTCTGAAATTGCCCAACTCCATCACTGTGGCCGTTCCTGTCGCATCTCCAGACACTGTCGCGGCAATTTCAAAAACGGTCGACAATATCATCTGCCCTTTCCAACCTTACAATTTGTCATCTATCGGCCAATGGTATAGTGATTTTTCACAAGTGAGCGATAGCCAAGTCAAACAACAATTAGACCAGGCCTGGCAGCAATGA